A single Ziziphus jujuba cultivar Dongzao chromosome 11, ASM3175591v1 DNA region contains:
- the LOC125419571 gene encoding uncharacterized protein LOC125419571, whose product MHNHAGRFLDYMMVDTKLLMSQVHELQVLIQELLVEGMFINEAFQVAVMTKKLPLSLRDFKNYLKHKRKEALVGKLQIEYDNRKSDQRSMKIVVKTNVVEHGSSLKTKKKPGNSSIWGLKDAYPRRPMGSNIREWWIDTGATHNVCASKSMFTSFEPKEIGEKLFMGNSTTSEIQGDGKIVLQMTSGKNLTLNNILYVLDIRKNLVSR is encoded by the exons ATGCACAACCATGCAGGCCgattcttggactacatgatggtggatacAAAGCTACTaatgagtcaagtacatgagttgcaagtgctcaTCCAAGAACTTCTTGTCGAAGGAATGttcattaatgaagcctttcaagttgCCGTAATGACTAAGAAGCTACCTCTTAGTTTGAGAGATTTCAAAAACTATCTaaagcacaagagaaaggagGCTCTTGTTGGAAAGCTTCAAATTGAATATGACAATAGAAAGTCTGACCAAAGATCCATGAAGATCGTGGTGAAGaccaatgttgtggagcatggcAGTAGCTTAAAGACTAAAAAGAAACCTGGAAACAGTTCCATTTGGGGCCTAAAGGATGCATatccaagaaggccaa TGGGTTCTAATAtaagagagtggtggatagatacaggTGCAACCCACAACGTGTGTGCAAGTAAGAGTATGTTCacctccttcgaaccaaaggaaattggggagaagttgttcatgggtaaCTCTACCACTTCAGAAATCCAAGGAGATGGCAAGATTGTTCTACAGATGACCTCTGGGAAGAATCTAACTCTGAATAATATATTGTATGTTCTAGATATTCGTAAGAATTTGGTGTCTAGATAG
- the LOC107434031 gene encoding embryogenic cell protein 40, with product MPGLGNETRGEHIAAVGVISGQSVCGTLNLLVFMGLDIAQQQLRRSGISSSSWSEDDGQGGKVRKKKGLTRDIKEKLSGTGKNKEDQQQKHHHPQTNTNPYTGTTTTLTHHEHEKKIMM from the exons ATGCCAGGTCTGGGAAATGAAACAAGAGGTGAGCATATAGCTGCTGTTGGTGTTATATCAGGTCAAAGTGTGTGTGGGACACTGAACCTCTTGGTCTTTATGGGACTGGATATCGCACAACAACAGCTTCGTCGCTCTGGCATCTCAAGCTCTAGCTGG TCTGAGGATGATGGACAAGGTGGGAAAgtaaggaagaagaagggacTGACGAGGGATATAAAGGAGAAACTGAGCGGTACTGGGAAGAATAAGGAGGACCAGCAGCAGAAGCATCATCATCCGCAGACCAACACGAACCCTTACACCGGAACTACGACCACTTTGACTCATCATGAGCACGAAAAGAAAATCATGATGTAG